Within the Deltaproteobacteria bacterium genome, the region GCAGAATGTTCTCCATACCCAAACCGATTTATACATCTAGCCGTCACATCAATTGGCGTAGTGCCGTAGTAATCGGGAAGCAAAATGTCGAACGTCCCAGTATTACTTGCCGCGTTTACCATCCAAGAAACAACTGTGGCCTGCTGCACGCTAGCATGATAGGGAGTTTGATAATCGACCTCAACTCCAACGCCGCCCAACTGATATTCTGGGCAGAGTTTTAGAGTCACCCTCGCTCGAAAATTGTCGCCAGCCAATGCGAGATTCGGCACACAAAACCCCACAATCGCCACTAAGGCCATGCTAATTTGCCTAGTAAATACCTGTGTTTTACGCATTGCAGTTCAACCAAAAAAAATAAACTGAATTCCTTGTTATGTATGAAAGCGCTAAAAGGATGCAACTTTCTACAAGAGTAATCATATTTCCGTCTTAGTTATGCTACGTTTACTGTGATATTTACCTAGGCATGTCTGAAAACTCAGCAAAAACGCCCTTAAAACTTAAGTGAAATGGCGATTTCGCCGACTCTATAACTCACTACGCACGGAGGAGGGGCCGGCGAGGGGAAAGCAACTCCCTATTATTGCTAATGATTTTCGAACTTTTAGGAAACTCATCACCACGAAATGAAATCGCGAGTACTCATTGTCGACGATGCACCGAATATTCTCAGTGCATATAAGCGCGAGCTCAAAGATACTTTTGAGGTTGTCACTGCCTTAAGCGGCGAGCAGGGTCTGCGAAAGGTTATTCAAGAGGAAGCTTTTTCAGTCGTAATCGCAGATGCGGCTATGCCTGGTATCGACGGATTTGAATTCCTGGACAAGCTTAAGGAACTCTCGCCGGGCACAGTTCGCATAATGCTTACAGGAGACCCTTCGCAAAAACTCGCTGTGCGCGCCCTTAACGAAGGTGGCATATTTCAGTTTCTCACCAAACCCTGCTCGGCAGAGACTTTGTTTGAAACTATTCGTAAGGGAGTGATTCAATACAATAAGAATCTAAAAACGGGAGACGTACTCAGAGCGACCCATAATGGCATTGTCGAATTACTGGGCCAACTCTTAATGCACCTAAATCCCTTTAGCGGCGATCGCCTTAGTGCGGTCAAAAAGATAACTCTCCAACTTATGGAACACATCTTGCCCGGCAAAAACGATTTATCCGAAATCCAGATAGCCTGCGATCTCCTAGAGGTTGGCATGCTGGCACTTCCATCATCTCTTCGCCACAAAATATCCAGCGCAGAGGCGTTAACCAAAGACGATGAAACAGTATTAACAACACATCCAAGACTAGGCAGTGAGCTTCTCAAACGCATTCCCTCGTTCGACTGCATAGCAGAATATGTATACCTGCAAGACAAGGGGTTCGACGGCAGTGGATTTCCCACAGACTCTATTAGCGGCTCTACCATCCCCTTTGAAGCGCGGCTAATAAAAGTGGCTAAGGATATAGTGAAACACAAAAAGGAAGGGGCATTAGGACACGCTGCTATCGAGCAATTGGAAAAAAATTCAGCTCAATACGACCCTGAAATCCTTTTTGCCGCAGCAACACTTTTTGGCAAGAAAGCAGAGAACGTGGCAAACGACGATCAAATCCTAGTAATTTCGCTCGAAGAGGTGCGCGTAGGATACATTACGGTGTTAGATATAAGAGCGGTAGATAACTCCATTGTTATTCCTGCTGGAAGTTCGATTAACGACGTCCTGATGGAGCGGCTAATTAACTACGCAACTCTCGTAGGGGTAAAGGAGCCCATATCCGTCCTTCGACCGGCTATCTCTGGTAAAGATCAAACCCATATTACGGCAGGCTAATTATTTTTAGATTACACCTATGACTAGCAAGTTAACAAACAAGCCCAAAATACTCATAGTAGACGATGATGTAATCACCCTAACGGTCATCAAGCGTTTCTTACGGACGACGGGGCAATTCGACATAGAAATTGTTGAAGATGCCAGTTCCGGCCTTGCCCTCA harbors:
- a CDS encoding response regulator; protein product: MKSRVLIVDDAPNILSAYKRELKDTFEVVTALSGEQGLRKVIQEEAFSVVIADAAMPGIDGFEFLDKLKELSPGTVRIMLTGDPSQKLAVRALNEGGIFQFLTKPCSAETLFETIRKGVIQYNKNLKTGDVLRATHNGIVELLGQLLMHLNPFSGDRLSAVKKITLQLMEHILPGKNDLSEIQIACDLLEVGMLALPSSLRHKISSAEALTKDDETVLTTHPRLGSELLKRIPSFDCIAEYVYLQDKGFDGSGFPTDSISGSTIPFEARLIKVAKDIVKHKKEGALGHAAIEQLEKNSAQYDPEILFAAATLFGKKAENVANDDQILVISLEEVRVGYITVLDIRAVDNSIVIPAGSSINDVLMERLINYATLVGVKEPISVLRPAISGKDQTHITAG